A single window of Pontibacillus chungwhensis DNA harbors:
- a CDS encoding THUMP domain-containing class I SAM-dependent RNA methyltransferase, which translates to MPKPKKITLIATTAMGLESIVAKEVKALGYEDVTVENGRVRYEADVAAIPRSNLWLRSADRVKLVIGEFEAKTFDNLFEQTKALPWEDYIPEDGSVPVIGKSVKSTLYSVRDCQSIVKKAIVERMRKMYGLASRIEESGPEHKVEIAIHKDQALLTLDTSGAGLHKRGYRTGQGEAPLKETMAAALVQLTNWHPNEPFVDPFCGSGTIPIEAALIGQNIAPGFNREFASESWDFIPYSLWEKAFNEAEEAANYDQELNITGLDVDGRMIETAKANAIEAGLGDLISWKQMQVKDFKPKEKNGYVVGNPPYGERLGDKEEVEQMYKDFGVIMRDHPSWSVYVITSNEKFEKLYGLPATKRRKLYNGYIKIDYYQYFGKKER; encoded by the coding sequence ATGCCGAAACCCAAAAAAATAACGCTGATCGCCACTACTGCGATGGGACTAGAGTCCATTGTTGCTAAAGAAGTAAAGGCGCTAGGCTATGAAGATGTTACAGTAGAAAACGGCCGTGTTCGTTACGAAGCGGATGTAGCTGCTATACCAAGAAGTAACCTATGGTTACGCAGTGCAGATCGTGTGAAATTAGTAATTGGAGAATTTGAAGCGAAAACATTCGATAATTTATTTGAACAAACGAAAGCTCTTCCATGGGAAGATTACATTCCAGAAGATGGATCTGTACCAGTGATTGGTAAATCAGTCAAATCAACCTTATACTCAGTAAGAGATTGTCAGTCAATAGTGAAGAAAGCGATCGTTGAGAGAATGAGGAAAATGTATGGTCTTGCTTCCCGCATTGAGGAATCCGGACCTGAGCATAAAGTCGAGATTGCCATTCATAAAGATCAGGCTCTTCTTACGTTGGATACAAGTGGAGCAGGTCTGCATAAACGGGGTTACAGAACCGGACAGGGTGAAGCTCCACTGAAAGAAACTATGGCTGCTGCATTAGTTCAATTAACGAATTGGCATCCAAATGAGCCTTTTGTCGATCCATTCTGTGGCTCAGGAACCATTCCAATTGAAGCAGCATTAATCGGTCAAAACATCGCACCAGGTTTTAACAGAGAATTTGCCTCGGAATCTTGGGATTTTATCCCCTATAGTCTTTGGGAAAAAGCGTTTAATGAAGCAGAAGAAGCAGCCAATTATGATCAAGAGTTAAACATTACCGGTTTAGACGTTGATGGACGAATGATTGAAACGGCTAAAGCGAATGCTATTGAAGCAGGTCTTGGTGATTTAATTTCGTGGAAACAAATGCAGGTAAAAGATTTCAAACCAAAAGAAAAGAATGGGTACGTTGTTGGGAACCCTCCTTATGGAGAGCGATTAGGGGACAAAGAAGAAGTGGAACAGATGTACAAAGACTTCGGTGTGATTATGCGTGATCATCCTTCTTGGAGTGTTTATGTCATCACATCAAATGAGAAATTCGAGAAACTATATGGTCTTCCTGCCACAAAGAGACGTAAGTTGTATAACGGTTACATTAAAATTGATTATTATCAGTACTTCGGAAAGAAAGAAAGATAA
- the gpsB gene encoding cell division regulator GpsB — MGLDRIQLSGKEILDKDFKTGIRGYNQDEVDQFLDVIIQDYEAFHQEIERLKQENAKLKKQGDVPKQRVRSSESAPAQTRQTGQVNYDVLQRLSNLEKAVFGKKYADS; from the coding sequence ATGGGTTTAGATCGTATTCAATTGTCAGGAAAAGAAATATTGGATAAAGATTTTAAAACAGGTATACGTGGGTATAATCAAGATGAGGTAGATCAATTCTTAGACGTTATTATCCAAGATTATGAAGCTTTTCATCAGGAGATTGAACGGTTAAAACAAGAAAATGCAAAGCTGAAAAAGCAAGGGGATGTTCCTAAACAACGTGTACGTTCCTCTGAATCAGCACCTGCACAAACAAGACAGACAGGCCAGGTTAACTATGATGTATTGCAACGGTTATCAAACTTAGAAAAGGCTGTTTTTGGGAAGAAGTATGCAGACTCATAG
- a CDS encoding SLOG family protein, with protein MRVLTVTGYKPMEMGIFKVDDPNIAFVKETLRRRLIPLIEDGIEWVLVSGQMGVELWVCDVLFTLKEEYNVHVGIFPPFNNQEQRWPEPQQEEYRVLCDQADHFQPLYNKDYEGPYQFRAKDQWMLDKSDGCMILYDEETGGSPGYFLEKAKNYQQDHDYPIYYVTPFDIDDTVREMQMEDPNYWNPS; from the coding sequence ATGAGAGTGTTGACCGTAACAGGCTATAAACCTATGGAGATGGGGATATTCAAGGTAGATGATCCTAATATTGCCTTTGTTAAGGAAACCTTACGGCGAAGGTTAATCCCTCTGATTGAGGATGGAATTGAGTGGGTTCTGGTCTCTGGACAAATGGGGGTCGAACTCTGGGTATGTGATGTTTTATTTACATTAAAAGAAGAGTATAATGTGCATGTGGGGATATTTCCACCTTTTAATAACCAGGAACAAAGGTGGCCAGAACCACAGCAAGAAGAGTATCGTGTTTTATGTGATCAAGCTGATCATTTTCAACCCCTTTATAACAAAGATTATGAGGGTCCCTATCAGTTTAGAGCCAAAGATCAATGGATGTTAGATAAAAGTGATGGATGTATGATTTTATACGATGAAGAAACAGGCGGAAGTCCGGGATATTTTTTAGAAAAAGCGAAAAACTATCAACAAGATCATGATTACCCAATTTATTATGTAACTCCTTTTGACATTGACGATACTGTACGTGAAATGCAAATGGAAGACCCGAATTACTGGAATCCTTCTTAA
- a CDS encoding CotD family spore coat protein — protein MHHKKMCHPCQPSMVSPAKTNVFPTKQCVKHNFYQQEVNNVYPTHTTNVNHVNTVNKNFFPQTQSDVFEFTEQSVNMGPTSPTGPQGPGGQVMGASTGPMGQQGPGGQVMGASTGPMGPGMQGPGMGPGMGMGPKGPGCWRD, from the coding sequence ATGCATCACAAGAAAATGTGTCATCCTTGCCAACCTTCAATGGTGAGTCCGGCAAAAACGAATGTTTTTCCTACAAAGCAGTGTGTGAAACACAACTTTTATCAACAAGAGGTAAATAACGTTTATCCAACCCACACAACGAACGTAAATCATGTGAATACAGTCAACAAAAACTTCTTCCCTCAAACTCAGTCAGATGTATTCGAATTTACGGAGCAAAGTGTTAATATGGGTCCAACTTCTCCAACGGGTCCTCAGGGGCCTGGTGGTCAAGTAATGGGCGCTTCAACAGGTCCAATGGGTCAACAAGGACCTGGTGGTCAAGTAATGGGTGCTTCTACTGGGCCGATGGGTCCTGGTATGCAAGGGCCTGGTATGGGTCCAGGTATGGGAATGGGTCCTAAAGGGCCTGGCTGCTGGAGAGATTAA
- a CDS encoding cytidine deaminase, protein MNTEQLIERAKEVRNKAYVPYSKFPVGAAIRMKSGKVYEGCNIENAAYPVTCCAERVAIFKAISEGETEFEELVVVADTNRPVPPCGSCRQVISEFFTQDTNVHTTNLDGEVKTLTVGELLPYSFNQDDLTK, encoded by the coding sequence ATGAATACAGAACAATTAATTGAACGCGCAAAAGAAGTGAGAAATAAAGCTTATGTGCCATATTCTAAGTTCCCAGTAGGTGCTGCCATTCGAATGAAATCAGGGAAAGTATATGAGGGTTGTAATATTGAGAATGCTGCTTACCCTGTAACGTGTTGTGCTGAACGTGTAGCTATTTTCAAAGCTATTTCAGAAGGGGAAACAGAGTTTGAGGAGCTTGTTGTGGTAGCAGATACCAACAGACCTGTACCACCATGTGGATCTTGTCGCCAAGTCATCAGCGAGTTCTTTACACAGGACACCAATGTTCATACAACAAACTTGGATGGGGAAGTTAAAACGCTAACTGTAGGTGAATTATTACCTTATTCATTTAATCAAGATGACCTAACTAAATAA
- a CDS encoding efflux RND transporter permease subunit gives MNWILKYRKIVWIFILLLVFTGIFTYVQLPKREIPEINVNIATISTVYPGATPKEVESTITNPFEDGVEDIAGIDSVESVSSTGFSSVTLTLTGDANRQTVFSKIRQTVSDVSRTFPDNVQDPSVQTDFRMSAVASYHLTAEDFNELYDIRGSVQSWKESLEGIAGVDQVQVKGLPEQQLLVELDSEALNDQGLSPFQITQTLSQELSPGAIGTTEENGEQYQLLLNKTEDWKELESLSVGKKRNGDPLFLSDVGSISLNLKETEDLITYKEKPSLSLTILANEGQNISALQDKITKEVNLLSDDLPSNIDVDRFYTQSTIIEEVFTSLVTSFAISVVAVLIIMLFGLPVSSAILVSISIPISVIIGLIPLPYVGVDLNQISIIGIIIAIGILVDDAIVVNDNIQRRFQLGDSAWQGTIQGVKEVRVSIITSTLMIIFSFFPLTFISGSNGDFIRALPTTLITTIIASTIMALTLIPTVQYIRRKRKDQEKPPKKVGLLGSLFNGIEDTYANRILPRVTKRPFIIGFSGLLVCVLLALLVTRIPFEFFPEADRQEVTISVTYPQETTLDNTQEQLNDMEQFIQEKSNKIDETAVFAGSGMPNLFSSGLQQSGEYTGQILVRVDKSQTSASSFINEWEQPLREEYPDAEIFLETIVSGPPPSPPVEVKIQGEEIEELLSLSNELKGKINDLDGAELVTLNMNDQQPYIEYNLDREKMADLNLSVDQISSQIQAASAGIPLTTFDNGVEKYFMKVLLDDGDEAGVNLSNLQIAAPSANQNGAPEIVSLDELISEEKTEQIGSIPHLDGERTLTLKAYGEEGSNDFQKDANQIVSDFEETLPNGYSFTTSGQANAQQEFFIEVSKLFVIILFLIYLVIAIQFNSLLMPLLITSTVFLAITGAIIGLFISNQPLSFLAVLGIVSLSGIVVRNSVILIEFIEQNYRASESIITAVIEAGRARIRPIILTTLTSIAALVPIIVSGDVLFRPLAVSIVAGLAFSTILTLLLLPAFYLILYRIRNGKKSLS, from the coding sequence ATGAACTGGATACTAAAATATCGTAAGATTGTATGGATATTTATACTTTTATTAGTATTTACAGGCATCTTTACATATGTACAGTTGCCAAAAAGGGAGATACCTGAGATCAATGTAAACATTGCTACCATTTCTACTGTTTACCCTGGTGCCACCCCAAAAGAGGTAGAAAGCACCATTACTAATCCTTTTGAGGATGGTGTAGAGGATATAGCTGGAATTGATAGTGTCGAATCAGTTTCTTCAACTGGATTTTCATCTGTTACTCTCACTTTAACCGGTGACGCTAACCGACAAACCGTATTTTCAAAGATACGCCAAACTGTATCTGATGTATCGAGGACATTCCCCGATAATGTACAGGACCCTAGTGTTCAAACCGATTTCCGTATGTCAGCTGTGGCGTCCTACCACCTGACTGCTGAAGATTTCAACGAACTTTATGACATTCGTGGCTCTGTTCAGAGCTGGAAGGAATCATTAGAAGGAATTGCAGGGGTGGATCAGGTTCAAGTAAAAGGGCTACCAGAGCAACAATTACTCGTTGAACTTGATTCAGAAGCCCTTAACGATCAAGGATTATCTCCATTCCAAATTACACAAACGTTAAGCCAGGAGCTTTCTCCAGGCGCTATTGGTACAACTGAAGAAAACGGAGAGCAATATCAACTTCTATTAAATAAGACAGAGGATTGGAAAGAACTAGAATCCTTATCAGTAGGTAAGAAGCGTAATGGAGACCCTCTGTTTTTAAGTGATGTAGGCTCGATCTCTCTTAATTTAAAAGAAACCGAAGACCTTATTACGTATAAGGAGAAACCTTCCCTTTCTCTAACAATTTTGGCGAATGAAGGTCAAAATATATCAGCCTTACAAGATAAGATTACTAAAGAAGTAAATCTCTTATCCGATGATCTACCTTCAAACATAGATGTGGATCGTTTTTATACACAAAGCACGATTATTGAAGAGGTATTTACAAGCCTCGTGACATCTTTTGCTATTTCTGTAGTCGCTGTATTAATCATTATGTTGTTTGGATTACCAGTATCATCCGCGATACTTGTGTCAATTTCAATTCCAATTTCCGTTATAATTGGTTTAATTCCACTCCCTTATGTTGGAGTAGACTTAAATCAAATTTCGATTATTGGGATAATTATTGCAATCGGTATATTAGTTGATGATGCGATTGTGGTAAATGATAATATCCAACGGAGATTTCAACTCGGGGATAGTGCGTGGCAAGGAACTATTCAAGGGGTGAAAGAAGTAAGGGTATCAATTATAACTTCTACTCTTATGATCATATTTAGTTTCTTCCCATTAACATTCATATCTGGTTCAAACGGAGATTTCATCAGAGCCTTACCAACCACTCTTATTACAACCATTATTGCGTCAACTATTATGGCGTTAACACTTATTCCGACGGTTCAATATATTCGAAGGAAGCGAAAAGACCAAGAAAAACCTCCAAAAAAGGTGGGACTTTTAGGCTCCTTATTTAATGGTATAGAGGATACGTATGCAAATCGGATTCTTCCACGAGTAACTAAACGACCATTCATCATTGGTTTTTCAGGACTTCTTGTATGTGTCCTCCTAGCCTTACTCGTAACTCGTATTCCATTCGAGTTTTTCCCTGAAGCAGATCGACAGGAAGTTACAATATCGGTAACATACCCTCAAGAAACCACTTTAGATAATACTCAGGAACAGTTAAATGATATGGAACAGTTCATTCAAGAAAAAAGCAATAAAATTGATGAAACAGCTGTATTCGCTGGAAGCGGTATGCCAAATCTATTTAGTTCAGGATTACAACAAAGCGGTGAATACACAGGGCAAATCTTAGTAAGGGTCGACAAGAGTCAAACAAGTGCATCAAGTTTTATTAACGAGTGGGAACAACCGTTACGCGAGGAATATCCTGATGCTGAGATATTCTTAGAAACGATTGTTTCAGGTCCTCCTCCTAGTCCACCTGTTGAAGTAAAGATTCAGGGTGAAGAGATTGAAGAGCTGCTCAGTTTATCAAATGAACTGAAAGGAAAGATTAATGATCTTGATGGAGCTGAACTCGTTACATTAAACATGAATGATCAGCAACCTTATATTGAATATAATCTTGACCGTGAGAAAATGGCAGATTTGAATTTATCCGTAGATCAAATATCTTCCCAAATTCAAGCAGCTAGTGCCGGTATTCCGTTAACCACTTTCGACAACGGAGTGGAGAAATATTTTATGAAAGTGCTGTTAGATGATGGAGATGAAGCAGGAGTTAATTTAAGTAATTTACAAATTGCCGCTCCTTCCGCGAACCAAAATGGAGCACCAGAAATTGTTTCTTTAGATGAATTAATCTCCGAAGAAAAGACCGAACAAATCGGAAGTATTCCTCATTTGGATGGAGAAAGAACGCTCACTTTAAAGGCTTACGGTGAAGAAGGTTCAAATGATTTCCAAAAGGACGCCAATCAAATTGTCTCAGACTTTGAGGAAACATTGCCTAATGGCTATTCCTTTACAACAAGCGGGCAGGCAAATGCTCAGCAGGAATTCTTCATTGAAGTATCTAAACTGTTTGTGATCATCTTATTCTTAATCTATTTAGTGATCGCCATTCAGTTCAATTCATTGCTTATGCCACTACTGATTACAAGTACTGTGTTCTTGGCGATTACAGGAGCCATTATCGGCCTCTTTATTTCTAATCAGCCACTGAGCTTCCTGGCTGTTCTTGGTATTGTGTCGTTATCAGGAATTGTAGTGCGTAACTCTGTCATTCTTATTGAATTCATTGAACAGAACTACCGTGCGTCAGAGTCTATCATCACTGCTGTCATTGAGGCAGGTAGAGCTCGTATACGTCCGATTATTTTAACTACGCTTACATCAATCGCAGCCTTAGTGCCAATTATCGTAAGTGGAGATGTGTTATTCAGACCTCTGGCAGTATCCATTGTAGCGGGTCTTGCATTCTCTACCATTTTGACACTTCTTTTACTACCAGCGTTTTATCTCATTCTGTACAGAATTCGAAATGGCAAAAAGTCACTATCTTAA
- a CDS encoding sigma-Y antisigma factor component, which translates to MTQVEPTEVPVFMWCLIVLLLVSQSTFLFIQAKKIHKTPWFWAIVGLIQVPMPTVAFYLMKKLIWEKKR; encoded by the coding sequence ATGACCCAAGTTGAACCAACAGAAGTTCCGGTCTTCATGTGGTGTTTAATCGTTCTTCTATTAGTGAGTCAAAGTACGTTTTTGTTCATTCAGGCAAAAAAAATCCATAAGACGCCTTGGTTTTGGGCGATCGTTGGACTTATTCAAGTTCCTATGCCAACTGTTGCTTTTTATTTAATGAAGAAATTGATTTGGGAGAAGAAAAGGTGA
- a CDS encoding DUF5345 family protein has translation MTKNREGSTFQHRLIHELHEYHESIEVEEPEFDHLLHLVQTEQEKWQERIWIELMLLWGISAFILTLLALTYVYTPLIFGLFQVAAITGLAIYFYKEKVKEMRYDPS, from the coding sequence ATGACTAAGAATAGGGAGGGTTCTACTTTTCAACACAGATTGATCCATGAACTCCACGAATATCATGAATCCATAGAAGTGGAGGAGCCTGAGTTTGATCACCTCTTGCATCTTGTGCAAACAGAACAAGAAAAATGGCAGGAACGTATTTGGATAGAGTTGATGTTATTATGGGGGATCTCTGCATTTATTTTAACTTTACTTGCTCTGACATATGTTTATACTCCTCTTATATTTGGCTTATTTCAAGTCGCTGCTATTACCGGCCTTGCTATTTATTTTTATAAAGAAAAAGTAAAGGAGATGCGATATGACCCAAGTTGA
- the sigY gene encoding RNA polymerase sigma factor SigY, with product MDEDILRKIKNKDQQALTQLLQDHYQFLYKYTVQLTGNPEDAKDVTQETMVKVIRSIHTYEKKAKFSTWLIRIATNVFLDMKRKEKRREHYKNERHEEACYQHKGIEWSDTLEVLSSLEDGYRIPILLKHLYGYEYKEIGKIMGLKGGTVKSRVHYGIEILRKELQEDD from the coding sequence ATGGACGAAGATATTCTAAGAAAAATAAAGAACAAAGATCAACAAGCCCTCACACAACTATTACAAGATCATTATCAATTTCTTTATAAATATACGGTTCAGTTGACGGGAAATCCTGAAGATGCGAAGGACGTTACTCAAGAAACAATGGTGAAAGTAATCCGGTCGATTCACACTTATGAAAAGAAAGCCAAATTTTCAACTTGGCTCATTCGAATTGCTACGAACGTTTTCTTGGATATGAAGCGTAAGGAAAAAAGAAGAGAACACTATAAGAATGAACGACATGAGGAGGCCTGCTACCAACACAAAGGTATAGAATGGTCCGATACGTTAGAGGTTCTTTCTTCTCTTGAAGATGGTTATCGCATTCCTATTCTGTTAAAGCATTTATATGGTTACGAATATAAAGAAATCGGGAAGATAATGGGGCTAAAGGGTGGCACCGTTAAGTCTAGAGTACATTATGGCATTGAGATCCTCAGAAAGGAGTTGCAAGAAGATGACTAA
- a CDS encoding DUF1798 family protein, protein MNSQLLKDILKIKEELEKLKEQFLQSEKPAQKKDRALFERVKTETSPLFNLNEQWATKAEQYLKEHPGGAVHPLQLKNTRENIELVILHSYYIDVPKKRFMELYNSIHYVLDQLVEGLRKESTE, encoded by the coding sequence GTGAATTCGCAATTATTGAAAGATATTTTAAAAATAAAAGAAGAACTTGAAAAACTAAAAGAACAGTTTTTACAATCTGAAAAGCCTGCTCAGAAAAAGGATCGTGCCTTATTTGAACGCGTGAAGACTGAGACATCGCCTCTGTTTAACTTAAATGAACAGTGGGCAACTAAGGCTGAACAATACTTAAAGGAACATCCAGGTGGTGCTGTTCATCCATTACAATTAAAAAATACTCGAGAAAATATAGAACTTGTTATTCTTCACAGTTACTACATTGATGTACCGAAAAAACGTTTCATGGAATTATACAATTCCATTCATTATGTATTAGATCAACTAGTTGAGGGACTAAGAAAAGAAAGCACCGAATAA
- a CDS encoding DUF2515 family protein has translation MTTPAFIRFILNETKEGNKDNISRSKCYQNFYMDNREIHWAFLASMVSRNAGWNMTDLNVYPMRGLLHEDVRKQLFLTFERANWLIFSDAYPQLLLYKKSKECGEPLFHYLSLLGVSRFMIHEWTHFWHNRDKVRLVKALIINEQNVIQKPIIQHPFFKKKVFHQVPYLSQDFFHLSAVLFPTTKGNLYGASVHDFTQLTKRISLGKKLYGLLFHPNFYPLFHQFAVQTEPIGSRMEYEQYFLMPMSKTPMLRTMYPIIEHKDNIRQDWYISGRSVKKKWWKEEHYKMGADVSHRFYAKKYALLAYQQLKHPQ, from the coding sequence GTGACAACCCCTGCCTTTATCCGATTTATCTTAAATGAAACAAAAGAAGGGAATAAAGATAACATATCCAGGTCAAAGTGCTATCAAAATTTTTACATGGACAATAGGGAGATTCACTGGGCATTCCTTGCGAGCATGGTGTCTAGAAATGCTGGATGGAATATGACTGATTTAAACGTATACCCTATGAGAGGGCTTTTACATGAAGACGTTCGCAAGCAGTTGTTTTTAACGTTTGAAAGAGCGAATTGGCTTATTTTCTCCGATGCCTACCCTCAACTACTTCTCTATAAGAAGTCTAAAGAATGTGGGGAGCCGTTATTTCACTACTTATCCTTACTTGGCGTTTCCCGGTTCATGATTCATGAGTGGACACACTTTTGGCATAATAGAGATAAAGTACGCCTTGTAAAAGCCCTTATTATTAATGAACAAAACGTGATACAAAAGCCTATAATTCAGCACCCATTTTTTAAGAAAAAAGTTTTCCATCAAGTTCCTTATTTATCACAAGATTTTTTCCATTTAAGTGCAGTTTTATTTCCAACTACGAAAGGAAATCTATACGGTGCTTCCGTACATGACTTTACACAGCTCACTAAACGAATATCGCTTGGAAAGAAGCTATATGGATTATTGTTTCATCCTAACTTTTATCCTTTATTTCATCAATTTGCTGTACAAACAGAACCTATAGGCTCAAGGATGGAATATGAGCAATATTTTCTTATGCCTATGTCTAAGACACCCATGCTCCGAACGATGTATCCAATCATCGAACACAAGGATAATATTCGTCAAGATTGGTACATTTCAGGGCGTTCTGTGAAGAAAAAGTGGTGGAAAGAAGAGCACTATAAGATGGGGGCAGATGTTAGTCATCGCTTTTATGCGAAGAAATACGCCCTGTTAGCATATCAGCAGTTAAAGCACCCGCAATAA
- the recU gene encoding Holliday junction resolvase RecU: MNYPNGKKGDVSSSNRKRPSSKPDFSNRGMTLEEDINQTNKAYLTLNRAVIHKKPTPVQIVNVDFPKRSAAVIKEAYFKQASTTDYNGIYKGRYIDFEAKETKNKTSFPLANIHKHQIDHMKQVCEHNGICFLIIRFTTLEETYLLPAEKLFPYWERQKDGGRKSIPYQEIVTHGYIIPLKFKIRVDYLQVLDDLYF, encoded by the coding sequence ATGAATTATCCAAACGGAAAAAAAGGCGACGTTTCTTCCTCAAACAGGAAACGCCCTTCATCCAAACCGGACTTCTCTAATCGTGGCATGACATTAGAAGAAGACATTAATCAAACAAATAAAGCGTATTTAACGTTAAATCGGGCTGTCATTCACAAAAAACCTACACCTGTTCAAATTGTTAATGTAGATTTCCCAAAACGAAGTGCAGCTGTCATCAAAGAAGCGTATTTCAAACAGGCATCAACAACGGACTATAATGGAATTTACAAGGGTAGGTATATTGATTTTGAAGCGAAGGAAACTAAAAACAAGACATCCTTCCCACTCGCAAATATTCACAAGCATCAAATAGACCATATGAAACAAGTTTGTGAACATAATGGCATTTGTTTTTTAATTATTCGATTTACTACGTTAGAAGAAACCTATTTACTCCCAGCAGAGAAACTTTTCCCTTATTGGGAACGTCAAAAAGATGGGGGAAGGAAATCGATCCCCTATCAAGAGATCGTAACACATGGGTATATCATTCCACTTAAGTTCAAAATCCGCGTAGATTATTTACAGGTGTTGGATGACTTATACTTTTAG